The DNA segment ATGTCCTACCATTTCGCGCACCACCGAATAACCTCTGGCTTCACTATGTCGCTGCACTGCATTTCCAATATCGCCCAAGCGCTTACCGGCCACTGCATTTTCAATTCCTTTATAAAGTGCTTCTTTGGTAGTCAACAACAAATCTCTTTTTTCTTGACTTACTTCGCCCACCTCGAAAGTATAGGCCGAATCACCATAAAATTCGTTTTTCAATACGCCACAATCCACCGAAACAATATCACCATTTTCCAATGGCTTATTATTAGGTATTCCATGTACTACTTGTTCATTCACCGAAGTACAAAGGGTATTGGGAAATCCCTGGTAATCTAAAAAACCAGGGATACCACCATTATCCCTAATAAATTCCTCGGCCACTCTATCCAGTTCCAGGGTAGTAACACCGGGTTTGATAATTTTAGCTACCTCACCAAGTGTTTTAGCTACTAACATGTTACTTTGTCGAAGTAACTCAATTTCCTCGTCTGTTTTAAGATATATCATTTTAAGAACGACCTCTCATTAATTAGTAAACAGCAGGTCCACCACCAGTTCTACCTTTAATTCTTCCTGATTTCATCAATCCGTCGTAGTGACGCATCAACAAGTGACTCTCTATTTGTTGTAATGTATCCAGCACAACACCCACAAGAATCAACAGAGAAGTACCTCCATAAAACTGAGCAAACATCCTATCCACACCTGCAATCATTGCAAAAGCAGGTAATATTGCCACCAAAGCTAAGAACACCGATCCTGGCAGCGTGATTTTAGACATAACTGAATCCAGAAAATCAACGGTTTTTTTTCCTGGTTTCACACCGGGAATAAAACCGCCATTTCTTTTCATGTCCTCTGCCATCTGCGTTGGATTGATTGTAATAGCTGTATAAAAGTATGTAAAGGCAATGATTAAAAAGGCAAATGTAACATTATACCCAATTCCGGTAAAATCGGCAAACATCGATGTAAACCAACTATTACCACCATCTCCTACATATCCGGCCAATGTAATAGGCACAAACATAATTGCCTGAGCAAAAATGATAGGCATTACACCAGCAGCATTCACTTTCAAAGGTATGTATTGACGAACTCCGCCGTATTGCTTATTTCCGACAATACGCTTAGCGTACTGCACGGGAATACGACGTGTTCCCTGTACCAACAAAATTGTTCCTGCAAACACAAAGAAAAGAACTACAATCTCAATCAACAACATCACCAAACCGCCTCCTTCTTCAAGACGAGATACGAATTCTGCTACAGCAGCA comes from the Saccharicrinis fermentans DSM 9555 = JCM 21142 genome and includes:
- the map gene encoding type I methionyl aminopeptidase; its protein translation is MIYLKTDEEIELLRQSNMLVAKTLGEVAKIIKPGVTTLELDRVAEEFIRDNGGIPGFLDYQGFPNTLCTSVNEQVVHGIPNNKPLENGDIVSVDCGVLKNEFYGDSAYTFEVGEVSQEKRDLLLTTKEALYKGIENAVAGKRLGDIGNAVQRHSEARGYSVVREMVGHGVGRNLHEAPEVPNYGRRGNGTLLKPGMVIAIEPMINLGKRNIVQENDGWTIRTIDKKISAHFEHTVAVGKSEADILSSFKFVEEILTLQSEN
- the secY gene encoding preprotein translocase subunit SecY encodes the protein MKLIETIRNIWKIEDLKSRILTTIGLVLVYRLGSFIVLPGIDPTQLSALKDQTAEGVMGLLDMFSGGAFSNASIFGLGIMPYISASIVIQLLGIAVPYFQRLQREGESGRRKINQITRYLTVIILLFQSPAYLANLPDVAVSSNGLMFRITSIVILTAGTMFVMWLGERITEKGIGNGISLIIMIGIIARLPFAAVAEFVSRLEEGGGLVMLLIEIVVLFFVFAGTILLVQGTRRIPVQYAKRIVGNKQYGGVRQYIPLKVNAAGVMPIIFAQAIMFVPITLAGYVGDGGNSWFTSMFADFTGIGYNVTFAFLIIAFTYFYTAITINPTQMAEDMKRNGGFIPGVKPGKKTVDFLDSVMSKITLPGSVFLALVAILPAFAMIAGVDRMFAQFYGGTSLLILVGVVLDTLQQIESHLLMRHYDGLMKSGRIKGRTGGGPAVY